One genomic window of Panicum hallii strain FIL2 chromosome 6, PHallii_v3.1, whole genome shotgun sequence includes the following:
- the LOC112896398 gene encoding receptor like protein 22-like isoform X1 produces MVCLHHFPSYLLLVIVILATSGGGCHQDQSAALLRLRASFRFPDTDSNYPRFSFYRTLLPWKVDTSCCTWDGVTCDGTSGHVTALDLSSLCISGNLSSSDIFELTSLRSLSLAFNNFDANPWPNRGFEQLTELKYLDLSYSGLSGALPVENGQLSNLVALNLSGLDLKNLSLHTLIDSLGNLQKLHLEEVNISASPTDLAHASSTNTTSGLKELIMGWCTITGGRFDTDLANLLFHSKFANLVTLYLSGFDLKILSLHTLINSLGNLQKLQLIEMIISASPTDLAHASSTNTASGLKELTMRGCTITSGRLDTVLTKLPFLSTLILDGTNISGPTPVPQHFADFSSLAVLILCSCGLTGTFPSWIFRIKSLMYLDVSGNENLCVESPEFIQGSALQVLRLSGIKFSGKIPESIGNLRNLTELDLSNCLLYGPIPSFSQWPMISRVDLSGNNLTGSLPSDGYLSLHNLTGITLSKNSISGAIPASLFSHPSLKYLDLSQNNFIGNFLLYPNISSSLTKIDVSLNKLEGPLPKLLSKFVGLEWLDLSSNNLTGTVDLSFIKNYKMLSYLSLSYNKLSVVVEDGNHSYAEYPNFWDHLGLASCNLSYVPKFLMHQSSIFYLDLSSNNIGGHIPDWIWGIGYFALNLSHNSFTSINTNLSNTSICDFDLHSNKIEGALPLPPWGIERVDYSNNHFNSSIMPEFWSRISSATSLSLANNSLIGEVSHLICSATYIEVLDFSFNSFSGLIPPCLLKRKERLKILNLRGNNFHGPLPQDIINKCALQIIDLNGNKLEGKLPVSMINCQMLQVLDLGNNMIVDTYPEWLGVLPLLKVLVLKSNRFHGPIDYEMNKQTHPFFPELQVLDLSSNSFNGSIPTRFLKQFKAMMVISPGAPNMESVTVSLKGQETTLVQILSVFMYIDLSNNNFMGVIPNVIGDLKFLKQLNLSRNSFTGEIPPRIAYMLQLESLDLSYNQLSGEIPPAMAAMSFLEVLNLSYNHLSGMIPQSSQFLTFPNTSFLGNDRLCGKPLARLCETNHAPSAAATPGSSKELNWEFLSVEVGVVSGLAIVAATMLLWGNGRGWVYWHVDKFWLQVVQPWICRRRH; encoded by the exons ATGGTTTGCTTGCATCATTTTCCCAGCTACCTTCTCCTGGTCATCGTCATCCTCGCTACCAGCGGGGGTGGATGCCACCAAGATCAAAGTGCTGCCCTGCTACGCCTCAGAGCTAGCTTCCGCTTCCCGGATACAGACTCAAATTATCCGAGGTTTTCATTCTACAGAACTCTTTTGCCGTGGAAGGTAGATACCAGCTGCTGCACCTGGGATGGTGTAACATGCGACGGCACGTCGGGCCATGTCACTGCTCTCGACCTGTCCAGTCTCTGCATCTCGGGTAATCTCAGCTCATCAGACATCTTTGAACTTACCTCCCTTCGCTCCCTTAGCCTTGCTTTCAACAACTTTGATGCAAATCCATGGCCAAACCGCGGATTTGAGCAGCTCACAGAACTCAAGTACCTTGACCTCTCGTATTCTGGTTTGTCTGGTGCTTTGCCCGTCGAGAACGGACAACTTTCCAATTTGGTTGCTCTAAACCTCTCTGGTCTTGACCTTAAAAATTTGAGCCTCCATACCTTGATTGACAGCCTTGGCAATCTCCAGAAACTACATCTTGAAGAGGTAAACATTTCGGCCAGTCCCACCGATTTGGCACATGCCTCTTCTACAAATACAACGTCAGGTCTCAAAGAGCTAATCATGGGGTGGTGCACGATCACCGGTGGCCGTTTTGATACTGATCTTGCTAATCTCTTATTTCATTCCAAGTTTGCCAATTTAGTCACGCTATACCTCTCAGGCTTTGATCTTAAAATTTTGAGCCTTCATACCTTAATTAACAGCCTTGGCAATCTCCAGAAACTACAGCTTATAGAGATGATCATTTCGGCCAGTCCCACCGATTTGGCACATGCCTCTTCTACCAATACAGCATCAGGTCTCAAAGAGCTGACCATGCGTGGGTGCACGATCACTAGCGGCCGTTTAGATACTGTTCTTACTAAGCTCCCATTTCTTTCCACGCTGATCCTTGATGGCACAAATATCAGTGGCCCTACTCCTGTGCCACAACATTTTGCAGATTTCTCATCGCTGGCAGTTCTTATTCTTTGCAGTTGTGGGTTGACAGGGACCTTCCCATCTTGGATATTTCGTATTAAAAGCTTAATGTATCTGGATGTATCGGGAAATGAGAATCTATGTGTAGAGTCGCCAGAGTTCATACAAGGTAGCGCTTTGCAGGTTTTGAGGCTCAGTGGAATCAAGTTTTCAGGAAAAATACCAGAGTCTATCGGCAACCTCCGAAATCTAACTGAATTGGACCTATCTAATTGCCTGCTCTATGGTCCCATCCCGTCCTTTTCTCAGTGGCCAATGATTTCGAGGGTTGACTTGTCAGGTAACAACCTAACTGGTTCATTACCTTCAGATGGCTACCTTTCTCTACACAACCTAACCGGAATTACTCTTAGTAAGAACTCGATAAGTGGTGCGATACCTGCATCTCTGTTTTCTCACCCTTCTTTGAAGTATCTAGATCTCTCGCAAAACAATTTCATAGGAAATTTTCTATTGTATCCCAATATATCTTCTAGTTTGACAAAGATCGATGTTAGTTTAAACAAACTAGAAGGACCTCTCCCAAAACTGTTGTCAAAATTTGTAGGACTAGAATGGCTCGATCTTTCATCAAATAATCTCACTGGAACTGTGGACCTAAGCTTCATAAAAAATTACAAGATGCTCTCCTATCTATCATTATCTTATAATAAGTTGTCTGTTGTAGTTGAAGATGGTAATCACTCCTACGCAGAATATCCAAATTTTTGGGACCATTTGGGGTTGGCATCATGTAACCTATCATATGTACCTAAATTCTTGATGCACCAGAGCAGCATTTTTTATTTAGACCTCTCAAGCAACAATATTGGTGGGCACATACCTGATTGGATATGGGGAATTGGATATTTTGCTCTTAACCTCTCTCATAATTCATTTACCAGCATTAATACAAATCTATCGAATACATCAATTTGTGATTTTGATCTCCATTCCAACAAGATTGAGGGGGCTCTCCCACTACCCCCATGGGGAATAGAGCGAGTGGACTACTCCAATAACCATTTCAATTCTTCTATCATGCCTGAGTTTTGGTCACGCATTAGCTCTGCTACATCCCTGTCATTGGCAAACAACAGCCTTATTGGAGAAGTTTCCCATTTGATCTGCAGTGCAACTTATATTGAAGTTCTAGACTTTTCTTTTAACAGCTTCAGTGGATTAATACCACCCTGTTTGTTGAAACGCAAAGAGCGTCTTAAGATACTGAATCTAAGAGGTAACAATTTCCATGGACCCTTGCCTCAAGACATCATCAATAAATGTGCCCTTCAAATAATAGATCTCAACGGTAACAAGTTGGAAGGAAAATTGCCGGTGTCTATGATCAACTGTCAAATGCTACAAGTCCTGGACCTCGGTAACAACATGATAGTGGATACGTATCCAGAGTGGCTAGGAGTTCTGCCTTTGTTGAAAGTGCTTGTTCTGAAGTCAAACAGGTTTCATGGTCCCATTGATTACGAGATGAACAAACAGACGCATCCTTTCTTTCCAGAGCTGCAGGTTCTGGACCTTTCTTCAAATTCTTTTAACGGTAGCATACCTACACGGTTCCTCAAGCAGTTCAAGGCTATGATGGTGATTTCTCCAGGAGCTCCCAACAT GGAATCGGTCACGGTCTCCCTCAAGGGGCAAGAAACAACACTGGTACAGATACTTTCAGTCTTCATGTACATCGATCTCTCCAACAACAATTTCATGGGTGTCATCCCCAACGTGATCGGCGACCTGAAGTTTCTCAAGCAGCTCAACCTGTCCAGGAACTCCTTCACCGGCGAGATCCCTCCCAGGATCGCGTACATGCTGCAGCTGGAGTCACTTGACCTCTCCTACAACCAGCTCTCCGGGGAGATCCCACCCGCAATGGCGGCGATGTCATTCCTCGAGGTGCTCAACCTCTCCTACAACCACCTGTCAGGGATGATACCGCAGTCCAGCCAGTTCTTGACGTTCCCAAACACCTCATTTCTGGGGAACGACAGGCTGTGTGGGAAGCCGCTGGCACGGCTGTGTGAGACGAACCACGCACCGTCAGCTGCTGCTACACCGGGCTCTTCAAAAGAGCTGAACTGGGAATTTTTGTCAGTTGAGGTAGGGGTCGTTTCGGGTTTGGCCATTGTGGCTGCGACCATGCTGCTGTGGGGTAACGGGAGGGGCTGGGTGTACTGGCATGTCGACAAGTTTTGGCTGCAGGTTGTGCAGCCATGGATCTGTCGCCGTCGACACTGA
- the LOC112896398 gene encoding receptor like protein 22-like isoform X2: MVCLHHFPSYLLLVIVILATSGGGCHQDQSAALLRLRASFRFPDTDSNYPRFSFYRTLLPWKVDTSCCTWDGVTCDGTSGHVTALDLSSLCISGNLSSSDIFELTSLRSLSLAFNNFDANPWPNRGFEQLTELKYLDLSYSGLSGALPVENGQLSNLVALNLSGLDLKNLSLHTLIDSLGNLQKLHLEEVNISASPTDLAHASSTNTTSGLKELIMGWCTITGGRFDTDLANLLFHSKFANLVTLYLSGFDLKILSLHTLINSLGNLQKLQLIEMIISASPTDLAHASSTNTASGLKELTMRGCTITSGRLDTVLTKLPFLSTLILDGTNISGPTPVPQHFADFSSLAVLILCSCGLTGTFPSWIFRIKSLMYLDVSGNENLCVESPEFIQGSALQVLRLSGIKFSGKIPESIGNLRNLTELDLSNCLLYGPIPSFSQWPMISRVDLSVEDGNHSYAEYPNFWDHLGLASCNLSYVPKFLMHQSSIFYLDLSSNNIGGHIPDWIWGIGYFALNLSHNSFTSINTNLSNTSICDFDLHSNKIEGALPLPPWGIERVDYSNNHFNSSIMPEFWSRISSATSLSLANNSLIGEVSHLICSATYIEVLDFSFNSFSGLIPPCLLKRKERLKILNLRGNNFHGPLPQDIINKCALQIIDLNGNKLEGKLPVSMINCQMLQVLDLGNNMIVDTYPEWLGVLPLLKVLVLKSNRFHGPIDYEMNKQTHPFFPELQVLDLSSNSFNGSIPTRFLKQFKAMMVISPGAPNMYVEIIGTLLLPSSPRNRSRSPLYYRESVTVSLKGQETTLVQILSVFMYIDLSNNNFMGVIPNVIGDLKFLKQLNLSRNSFTGEIPPRIAYMLQLESLDLSYNQLSGEIPPAMAAMSFLEVLNLSYNHLSGMIPQSSQFLTFPNTSFLGNDRLCGKPLARLCETNHAPSAAATPGSSKELNWEFLSVEVGVVSGLAIVAATMLLWGNGRGWVYWHVDKFWLQVVQPWICRRRH; the protein is encoded by the exons ATGGTTTGCTTGCATCATTTTCCCAGCTACCTTCTCCTGGTCATCGTCATCCTCGCTACCAGCGGGGGTGGATGCCACCAAGATCAAAGTGCTGCCCTGCTACGCCTCAGAGCTAGCTTCCGCTTCCCGGATACAGACTCAAATTATCCGAGGTTTTCATTCTACAGAACTCTTTTGCCGTGGAAGGTAGATACCAGCTGCTGCACCTGGGATGGTGTAACATGCGACGGCACGTCGGGCCATGTCACTGCTCTCGACCTGTCCAGTCTCTGCATCTCGGGTAATCTCAGCTCATCAGACATCTTTGAACTTACCTCCCTTCGCTCCCTTAGCCTTGCTTTCAACAACTTTGATGCAAATCCATGGCCAAACCGCGGATTTGAGCAGCTCACAGAACTCAAGTACCTTGACCTCTCGTATTCTGGTTTGTCTGGTGCTTTGCCCGTCGAGAACGGACAACTTTCCAATTTGGTTGCTCTAAACCTCTCTGGTCTTGACCTTAAAAATTTGAGCCTCCATACCTTGATTGACAGCCTTGGCAATCTCCAGAAACTACATCTTGAAGAGGTAAACATTTCGGCCAGTCCCACCGATTTGGCACATGCCTCTTCTACAAATACAACGTCAGGTCTCAAAGAGCTAATCATGGGGTGGTGCACGATCACCGGTGGCCGTTTTGATACTGATCTTGCTAATCTCTTATTTCATTCCAAGTTTGCCAATTTAGTCACGCTATACCTCTCAGGCTTTGATCTTAAAATTTTGAGCCTTCATACCTTAATTAACAGCCTTGGCAATCTCCAGAAACTACAGCTTATAGAGATGATCATTTCGGCCAGTCCCACCGATTTGGCACATGCCTCTTCTACCAATACAGCATCAGGTCTCAAAGAGCTGACCATGCGTGGGTGCACGATCACTAGCGGCCGTTTAGATACTGTTCTTACTAAGCTCCCATTTCTTTCCACGCTGATCCTTGATGGCACAAATATCAGTGGCCCTACTCCTGTGCCACAACATTTTGCAGATTTCTCATCGCTGGCAGTTCTTATTCTTTGCAGTTGTGGGTTGACAGGGACCTTCCCATCTTGGATATTTCGTATTAAAAGCTTAATGTATCTGGATGTATCGGGAAATGAGAATCTATGTGTAGAGTCGCCAGAGTTCATACAAGGTAGCGCTTTGCAGGTTTTGAGGCTCAGTGGAATCAAGTTTTCAGGAAAAATACCAGAGTCTATCGGCAACCTCCGAAATCTAACTGAATTGGACCTATCTAATTGCCTGCTCTATGGTCCCATCCCGTCCTTTTCTCAGTGGCCAATGATTTCGAGGGTTGACTTGTCAG TTGAAGATGGTAATCACTCCTACGCAGAATATCCAAATTTTTGGGACCATTTGGGGTTGGCATCATGTAACCTATCATATGTACCTAAATTCTTGATGCACCAGAGCAGCATTTTTTATTTAGACCTCTCAAGCAACAATATTGGTGGGCACATACCTGATTGGATATGGGGAATTGGATATTTTGCTCTTAACCTCTCTCATAATTCATTTACCAGCATTAATACAAATCTATCGAATACATCAATTTGTGATTTTGATCTCCATTCCAACAAGATTGAGGGGGCTCTCCCACTACCCCCATGGGGAATAGAGCGAGTGGACTACTCCAATAACCATTTCAATTCTTCTATCATGCCTGAGTTTTGGTCACGCATTAGCTCTGCTACATCCCTGTCATTGGCAAACAACAGCCTTATTGGAGAAGTTTCCCATTTGATCTGCAGTGCAACTTATATTGAAGTTCTAGACTTTTCTTTTAACAGCTTCAGTGGATTAATACCACCCTGTTTGTTGAAACGCAAAGAGCGTCTTAAGATACTGAATCTAAGAGGTAACAATTTCCATGGACCCTTGCCTCAAGACATCATCAATAAATGTGCCCTTCAAATAATAGATCTCAACGGTAACAAGTTGGAAGGAAAATTGCCGGTGTCTATGATCAACTGTCAAATGCTACAAGTCCTGGACCTCGGTAACAACATGATAGTGGATACGTATCCAGAGTGGCTAGGAGTTCTGCCTTTGTTGAAAGTGCTTGTTCTGAAGTCAAACAGGTTTCATGGTCCCATTGATTACGAGATGAACAAACAGACGCATCCTTTCTTTCCAGAGCTGCAGGTTCTGGACCTTTCTTCAAATTCTTTTAACGGTAGCATACCTACACGGTTCCTCAAGCAGTTCAAGGCTATGATGGTGATTTCTCCAGGAGCTCCCAACATGTATGTTGAAATTATTGGAACATTATTATTACCATCATCTCCAAGGAATCGGTCACGGTCTCCCTTATACTACAGGGAATCGGTCACGGTCTCCCTCAAGGGGCAAGAAACAACACTGGTACAGATACTTTCAGTCTTCATGTACATCGATCTCTCCAACAACAATTTCATGGGTGTCATCCCCAACGTGATCGGCGACCTGAAGTTTCTCAAGCAGCTCAACCTGTCCAGGAACTCCTTCACCGGCGAGATCCCTCCCAGGATCGCGTACATGCTGCAGCTGGAGTCACTTGACCTCTCCTACAACCAGCTCTCCGGGGAGATCCCACCCGCAATGGCGGCGATGTCATTCCTCGAGGTGCTCAACCTCTCCTACAACCACCTGTCAGGGATGATACCGCAGTCCAGCCAGTTCTTGACGTTCCCAAACACCTCATTTCTGGGGAACGACAGGCTGTGTGGGAAGCCGCTGGCACGGCTGTGTGAGACGAACCACGCACCGTCAGCTGCTGCTACACCGGGCTCTTCAAAAGAGCTGAACTGGGAATTTTTGTCAGTTGAGGTAGGGGTCGTTTCGGGTTTGGCCATTGTGGCTGCGACCATGCTGCTGTGGGGTAACGGGAGGGGCTGGGTGTACTGGCATGTCGACAAGTTTTGGCTGCAGGTTGTGCAGCCATGGATCTGTCGCCGTCGACACTGA